A region of Paractinoplanes abujensis DNA encodes the following proteins:
- a CDS encoding response regulator transcription factor: MRTVLVCVRTPLAAQTVASTAARLGMTGVVRTAVSETEAMIRLAERPAEVVLADTAVTRPDSVGFTRRVLARAPQAQVVLFGAEDPRVAAAAVAAGARGVIRGVEHDLVSVVAKALLLLLLPVRPQGMPINGANAQPAAVAGGARNNNSTAARAAYQNGLSVGAPNAAAVPAVLGPNAPMVPSQRGDAPIDPATGRPMVAWPGNETQVGVADPAPAGRRLTLTERELQVLRGMADGKSNAEIGRELFVSEDTVKTHARRLFRKLGARDRAHAVAAGFRAGLVA; encoded by the coding sequence GTGCGTACCGTCCTCGTGTGCGTCCGTACCCCGCTGGCGGCCCAGACCGTCGCGTCCACCGCGGCCCGGCTCGGCATGACCGGCGTCGTCCGGACCGCGGTCAGCGAGACCGAGGCCATGATCCGCCTGGCTGAACGGCCGGCTGAAGTGGTCCTGGCTGACACCGCCGTGACTCGTCCCGACAGCGTCGGTTTCACCCGGCGCGTCCTTGCCCGTGCGCCCCAGGCGCAGGTGGTGCTCTTCGGCGCCGAGGACCCGCGGGTGGCCGCGGCGGCCGTCGCCGCCGGTGCCCGCGGCGTCATCCGCGGCGTCGAGCACGACCTGGTCAGCGTCGTGGCCAAGGCACTGCTCCTGCTGCTGCTCCCGGTGCGCCCGCAGGGCATGCCGATCAACGGGGCGAACGCCCAGCCGGCGGCAGTCGCCGGCGGAGCCCGCAACAACAACTCGACGGCGGCCCGGGCGGCCTACCAGAACGGTCTGTCCGTAGGGGCGCCGAACGCGGCGGCCGTGCCGGCCGTGCTCGGTCCCAACGCGCCCATGGTGCCGTCGCAGCGTGGCGACGCCCCGATCGATCCCGCCACCGGCCGGCCGATGGTGGCCTGGCCCGGCAACGAGACCCAGGTCGGGGTGGCCGACCCGGCGCCCGCGGGCCGGCGGCTGACGCTCACCGAGCGCGAGCTGCAGGTGCTGCGGGGGATGGCCGACGGCAAGAGCAACGCCGAGATCGGCCGCGAGCTCTTCGTCTCGGAGGACACCGTCAAGACCCACGCCCGGCGGCTCTTCCGGAAGCTCGGGGCCCGGGACCGCGCCCACGCGGTCGCGGCCGGCTTCCGGGCCGGGCTGGTGGCTTAA
- a CDS encoding WhiB family transcriptional regulator: MSNVRRLPGPIADLWDWQRLGLCRGRDSAQFFHPDGERGSSRNRREAKAKSMCGACPVRAECAAHALAVREPYGVWGGLTEAERLRLLAVGWEDTADRHHGRVDLARLEARLGRPHKSAVPAQRQAPAA, translated from the coding sequence ATGTCGAACGTTCGCAGACTGCCCGGGCCCATCGCCGACCTGTGGGACTGGCAGCGACTTGGTCTGTGCCGAGGCCGGGACAGCGCTCAATTCTTCCACCCGGACGGCGAACGCGGTTCGTCCCGCAACCGCCGGGAAGCCAAAGCCAAGAGCATGTGTGGCGCGTGCCCCGTCCGGGCCGAGTGCGCCGCGCACGCCCTCGCGGTTCGCGAGCCGTACGGGGTCTGGGGCGGCCTCACCGAAGCGGAGCGGCTGCGGCTGCTCGCCGTCGGTTGGGAGGACACCGCCGACCGCCATCACGGACGAGTCGACCTGGCCCGGCTGGAGGCCCGGCTCGGCCGGCCCCACAAGTCAGCCGTTCCCGCGCAGCGGCAGGCCCCGGCGGCCTGA
- a CDS encoding molybdopterin-dependent oxidoreductase yields the protein MSAPLIAVGGVVVDNVPAPVKDFGVRVFGVHDKTALIVGTSILLAAYAYGVGVAALRSWRLAVGGIGLFALVGVLAAMTRHDAGVFAWLPTVAGAALAVWVLRQLLEQAGVPAAALTLRAGHRVRAGERTTVPAAVRAGAGVGPGATTGAIPQRADDPAREGAEAGRDPYGEGRRGFLKSLGLAAGAAAVSGLAGRWWTSRQAVTTARSQVVLPAARQNAPPVPAGAQVPGATPYISPNKDFYRIDTALIPPRIDPANWQLRIHGMVRNPITITWEQLLQRPMIERYVTLACVSNEVGGDLIGNALWLGTPIRELLEEAGPLPGADQVVQRSVDGWTCGSPTSVLMDGRDALLAVGMNGEPLPVSHGFPVRMVVPGLYGYVSACKWITEIELSRFSDFDAYWVPRGWAAQAPIKTAARIDTPRDGGKRPAGPVVVGGVAWAQHRGITKVEVQVDDGEWAEATLAATVSSDTWRQWSWSWPATPGEHSLRVRATDGQGVTQTSTPAPPAPDGASGWHQIRVGIEN from the coding sequence TTGTCGGCGCCGCTGATCGCCGTGGGTGGCGTGGTGGTCGACAACGTGCCCGCGCCGGTCAAGGACTTCGGCGTACGGGTCTTCGGCGTGCACGACAAGACGGCCCTGATCGTGGGCACGTCGATCCTGCTGGCGGCCTACGCGTACGGGGTGGGTGTGGCCGCGCTGCGGTCGTGGCGGCTCGCGGTGGGCGGGATCGGGCTGTTCGCACTGGTCGGCGTGCTGGCCGCGATGACCCGGCACGACGCCGGGGTGTTCGCCTGGCTGCCCACGGTGGCCGGGGCTGCGCTGGCCGTGTGGGTGCTGCGGCAGCTGCTGGAACAGGCCGGGGTGCCCGCGGCGGCATTGACCCTGCGGGCCGGCCACCGTGTCCGGGCCGGGGAACGCACCACGGTCCCGGCGGCGGTCCGGGCCGGGGCCGGGGTGGGCCCCGGCGCCACCACCGGGGCCATCCCGCAGCGGGCGGACGACCCGGCGCGCGAAGGCGCCGAGGCCGGTCGGGACCCGTACGGGGAAGGTCGCCGGGGTTTCCTGAAGAGTCTGGGGCTGGCCGCGGGGGCGGCGGCCGTGTCGGGGCTGGCCGGGCGCTGGTGGACGTCGCGGCAGGCGGTGACCACGGCCCGCAGCCAGGTGGTGCTGCCGGCGGCCCGGCAGAACGCGCCGCCGGTGCCCGCCGGAGCGCAGGTGCCGGGGGCGACGCCGTACATCTCGCCCAACAAGGACTTCTACCGGATCGACACGGCGCTCATCCCGCCGCGGATCGACCCGGCGAACTGGCAGTTGCGGATTCACGGGATGGTGCGTAACCCGATCACCATCACCTGGGAGCAGCTGCTGCAACGGCCGATGATCGAGCGCTACGTGACGCTGGCCTGCGTCTCCAACGAGGTCGGGGGCGATCTGATCGGCAACGCGCTCTGGCTCGGCACGCCGATCCGCGAGCTGCTGGAGGAGGCGGGGCCACTGCCCGGCGCCGACCAGGTGGTGCAGCGGTCGGTCGACGGCTGGACCTGCGGCAGCCCGACCTCGGTGCTGATGGACGGGCGGGACGCGCTGCTCGCGGTCGGCATGAACGGCGAGCCGCTGCCGGTCAGCCACGGTTTCCCCGTACGGATGGTGGTGCCCGGTCTGTACGGCTACGTCAGCGCCTGCAAGTGGATCACCGAGATCGAGCTCAGCCGTTTCTCCGACTTCGACGCCTACTGGGTGCCCCGAGGCTGGGCGGCGCAGGCCCCGATCAAGACCGCGGCCCGGATCGACACGCCGCGCGACGGGGGCAAACGCCCGGCCGGGCCGGTCGTGGTGGGCGGCGTGGCATGGGCCCAGCATCGCGGGATCACGAAGGTCGAGGTTCAGGTCGACGACGGCGAATGGGCCGAGGCGACTCTGGCCGCGACGGTTTCGAGCGACACGTGGCGTCAGTGGAGCTGGTCGTGGCCGGCTACCCCGGGGGAGCACTCACTCCGGGTGCGGGCGACCGACGGCCAAGGGGTGACGCAGACGAGCACTCCGGCTCCGCCCGCGCCCGACGGGGCGTCCGGGTGGCATCAGATCCGGGTGGGCATCGAGAACTGA
- a CDS encoding ROK family transcriptional regulator: MRAGPSQEEVRRHNLGTLLRYVHVHGATSRAELTNRLGLNRSTIGALTADLTTAGLVSEAAPRETGRAGRPSLVVRPESSRVYSWALSIEVDRLRAARVGLGGRILDRRETDRPRGMQVLDAVQPLAEFVHEMRAGVPDDTRYVGTGVAVAGMVRRADGVVRLAPTIGWVEEPVGAALRAELGDAGRLTLGNHADVSALVEHSRGAAAGCDNVIYLYGDVGVGAGIIADGRRVAGHGGYGGEVGHMVVNPYGRECSCGSRGCWETEIGEYALLKHAGRGDQSGREAVLGVVDAAMRGDSQAQFAVRQVGEWIGFGVGNLVNIFNPEAVIFGGTLRDVYLVAAAQIRSRLNAIGLPACREHIRLRTPELGDDAALIGAGELAFEHLLKDPLIN, translated from the coding sequence ATGCGGGCCGGCCCCAGCCAGGAGGAGGTGCGCCGGCACAATCTCGGGACGCTGCTCCGGTACGTACACGTACACGGGGCGACGTCGCGGGCCGAACTCACCAACCGGCTCGGTCTGAACCGGAGCACCATCGGGGCCCTGACCGCCGACCTGACCACCGCAGGGCTGGTCAGCGAGGCGGCACCACGAGAGACCGGCCGGGCCGGACGACCGTCGCTGGTCGTCCGGCCCGAGTCGTCCCGGGTGTATTCGTGGGCCCTGAGCATCGAGGTGGACCGCCTGCGGGCGGCTCGTGTCGGGCTGGGCGGGCGCATCCTGGACCGCCGTGAGACCGACCGGCCGCGCGGCATGCAGGTGCTCGACGCGGTGCAGCCGCTGGCGGAGTTCGTCCACGAGATGCGGGCCGGCGTGCCCGACGACACCCGTTACGTCGGCACCGGCGTGGCGGTCGCGGGAATGGTGCGCCGCGCCGACGGCGTGGTGCGCCTGGCCCCCACCATCGGCTGGGTCGAGGAGCCGGTAGGCGCAGCGCTCCGCGCCGAACTCGGTGACGCCGGCCGGCTCACCCTGGGCAACCACGCCGACGTGTCGGCCCTGGTCGAACACAGCCGGGGCGCGGCCGCGGGCTGCGACAACGTCATCTACCTGTACGGCGACGTCGGGGTGGGCGCCGGCATCATCGCCGACGGCCGCCGGGTGGCCGGGCACGGCGGGTACGGCGGCGAGGTCGGTCATATGGTCGTCAACCCGTACGGCCGCGAGTGCAGTTGCGGCTCGCGCGGCTGCTGGGAGACCGAGATCGGCGAGTACGCCCTGCTCAAGCACGCCGGGCGGGGCGATCAGAGCGGGCGCGAGGCGGTGCTGGGCGTCGTTGACGCGGCCATGCGTGGCGACAGCCAGGCCCAGTTCGCCGTGCGTCAGGTCGGCGAGTGGATCGGCTTCGGCGTCGGCAACCTGGTCAACATCTTCAACCCCGAGGCCGTGATCTTCGGCGGCACCCTGCGCGACGTGTACCTGGTGGCCGCGGCGCAGATCCGCAGCCGCCTGAACGCGATCGGCCTGCCGGCGTGCCGCGAGCACATCCGCCTGCGCACCCCGGAACTGGGCGACGACGCGGCCCTGATCGGCGCGGGCGAGCTGGCCTTCGAGCACCTCCTGAAAGACCCCCTGATCAACTGA
- a CDS encoding sugar ABC transporter permease, which translates to MTTTTTTTAGGVKVVKPTVASYINDYWARVRGGDLGTLPAILGLIVLSLIFGIARDTFFSGLNFANLFNQSAQVVFIAMGLIFVLLLGEIDLSAGFASGVCGAVVAILLTNHGWDWYTAIPVALVTGIVIGFVLGFLVAKLGIPSFVVTLAAFLAFQGVLLVLLGGGTNISTRNEFFNALNNNNLSVTWSWLLAILAVVGYAAVQFNQMRSRAKRGLVTDPLGIVLLRIGGLAVLLLVATAILCQERAINPAINSLKGVPIVVPIIGFFLVLWTFVLGRTSYGRHVYAVGGNTEAARRAGIPVDRIRISVFVIGSFMAAIGGIMAVSRASSVDPNTGGSNILLYSVGAAVIGGTSLFGGKGKVINAVIGGAVIAVIDNGMTLMGFNSGTKFIVTGLILLVAASVDALARRRAAATGNR; encoded by the coding sequence GTGACCACCACCACGACCACCACGGCCGGCGGCGTCAAGGTCGTCAAGCCGACCGTCGCCAGCTACATCAACGACTACTGGGCCCGGGTGCGCGGCGGCGACCTCGGCACCCTGCCCGCCATCCTGGGCCTGATCGTCCTGAGCCTGATCTTCGGCATCGCCCGGGACACGTTCTTCAGCGGCCTCAACTTCGCGAACCTGTTCAACCAGAGCGCGCAGGTCGTCTTCATCGCGATGGGCCTGATCTTCGTCCTGCTGCTGGGCGAGATCGACCTCTCCGCCGGTTTCGCCTCCGGTGTGTGCGGCGCGGTCGTCGCGATCCTGCTGACCAACCACGGCTGGGACTGGTACACCGCCATCCCGGTCGCGCTGGTCACCGGCATCGTCATCGGCTTCGTGCTGGGCTTCCTGGTGGCCAAGCTGGGCATTCCGTCGTTCGTGGTCACCCTGGCGGCGTTCCTCGCCTTCCAGGGCGTTCTGCTCGTCCTGCTCGGCGGCGGCACCAACATCTCGACCCGTAACGAGTTCTTCAACGCGCTCAACAACAACAACCTGTCGGTGACGTGGAGCTGGCTGCTGGCCATCCTCGCCGTCGTCGGTTACGCCGCGGTGCAGTTCAACCAGATGCGGAGCCGGGCCAAGCGGGGCCTGGTCACCGACCCTCTGGGCATCGTGCTGCTGCGCATCGGCGGTCTGGCGGTGCTGCTGCTGGTGGCGACCGCGATCCTCTGCCAGGAGCGCGCGATCAACCCGGCGATCAACTCGCTCAAGGGCGTGCCGATCGTCGTCCCGATCATCGGCTTCTTCCTGGTGCTGTGGACCTTCGTCCTGGGCCGCACCAGCTACGGCCGGCACGTCTACGCGGTCGGTGGCAACACCGAGGCGGCCCGTCGCGCCGGTATCCCGGTCGACCGGATCCGCATCTCGGTCTTCGTCATCGGCTCGTTCATGGCCGCGATCGGCGGCATCATGGCCGTCAGCCGGGCCAGCTCGGTCGACCCGAACACCGGTGGCAGCAACATCCTGCTGTACTCGGTGGGCGCGGCCGTCATCGGTGGCACCAGCCTCTTCGGTGGCAAGGGCAAGGTGATCAACGCGGTGATCGGCGGCGCGGTGATCGCCGTGATCGACAACGGCATGACGCTGATGGGCTTCAACTCCGGCACCAAGTTCATCGTGACCGGTCTGATCCTGCTGGTCGCCGCGAGCGTCGACGCCTTGGCCCGGCGCAGAGCGGCCGCTACCGGCAACCGATGA